The stretch of DNA TTTATGTACAATTAGGTTTAAATAACGAATCTGATCAGTTAACCAATCAAATTTTAAATCTTTATAAAGGAGAAAACTCTTCAAATGCTTACTTAACAAAAGGAAATATCTATATATCTAAAATACAATTATTAACAAGCTATTCTGAATTTAATGATCTAAACCTTGATGAGCAAAAAAATAAAAATACAATTTTAAACTATGCCAAGAAAGCCTATCATTATTATAATAAAATAGATTCATCTAATCAAAATTATTTATTTTTTAAATTAAATGGATTAAATACAATGCATTTAGCATATTACAATCTAAATAACGTAGATTCTACAATCTATTATACTAATCAATTAAAATATTATTTTGAAAAAAATAATCAACTAAAAGAAAATAAACTCATCTTCTTTTTTTATTATTTTGCTCAAGGTAGAACCTTCTTATTAAAAGAAGAGTATTCAAAAGCATTATTTTATTTTAATAAAGCATTAAAAAATATTGAATATAACTCTTCTCCAGAATCTAAAATGTATTTATATAAAGATTTATCCAAAACCTATACTTATTTATCTGATACCCTAAAAAATAAAGAATACACACTACAATACTTTCATTTAAAAGATAGTATAAGTAATGTTAGAAATAATATACGAAATGCATATCATGATGAAATTATAAAAAAATCTCAGAAAAGAGAATCTGAAAAATATTATGGATTAATTATAAGCTTTTTCATTCTATTATTGTTAATAAGTCTTTTCTTTATTTTCTATAAAAAGAAAAAAAGAGAATTAACCGATCAAACCAATAAAACACTCGTTTTAAATAATCTTGATAAATTATTAGAATTAGCAAAAAGTAATGATATTTTGTTTCAGACTACTTTTAATGAACTATATCCAGAGTTCATTGCAAAAATACCAACATTTTTAACAGAAGATGAAATCAAAATTTGCTCTATGATTAAATTAAATTTTTCTTCAAAAGAAATTTCACAATATACTTTTACAAGTATACGAACTATTGAAAATAAACGATATAGAATACGAAAAAAGCTTGATTTAGATACTAAAACCAAGTTAAACCAATATTTAAAAAATTTATAAAAGAAAACCTCGTCCAAACTTTGAACGAGGTATAACTCACTTGTGTAACTTTACTACTACTAACTCTAAAACTTAACAACTATTTAAATACAAACAGTGTGCCAAAAACACTTTTTAAAACAAAAAAATCCTTTATATTTTTATAAAGGATTGTATTATACATAATTAACTTTATTTATTTTAAAATAGCCGCTACACCTGGTAATTCTTTTCCTTCTAAAGATTCTAACATAGCTCCACCACCAGTTGATACATAAGAAACTTTATCAGCATAGCCAAATTGTTTTACAGCAGCTACTGAATCACCTCCTCCTACTAAAGAGAATGCACCATTCTGAGTAGCTTTAAATATAGCATCACCAATAGCCTTTGTTCCAACTGCAAAGTTTTCCATTTCAAAAACACCTAAAGGTCCATTCCATAAGATTGTTTTTGAATTATAAATTACTTCAGAAAATTTTGCAATCGTTTTAGGACCTATATCTAAACCTTGCCATCCAGCAGGAATTTCTTTAGTTAACACAATTTTTCTATCTGCTTCGTTAGAAAAAGCATTAGCAGCAATTGAATCTTCTCCTATTAATACTTCAACATTTTGTTTTTTAGCAGCCTCTAAAATATCCAATGCTAATTGTAATTTATCATCTTCACAAATAGAATCTCCAATATCTCCACCAAGTGCCTTTACAAATGTATAAGTCATTCCTCCACCAATAATCAAATTATCAACTGCAGGTAAAATATTTTCAATAATGGTAATTTTAGAAGATACTTTAGATCCTCCTAAAATAGCTGTAACAGGCTTTTCTCCATCTTTCAACACTTTATTAATTGCTTCAATTTCTTTAGCTAATAAATAACCAAAGCATTTATTCTCTCCAAAAAATTCTGCTACAATTGCAGTGGAAGCATGAGCTCTATGCGCTGTTCCAAAGGCATCATTCACATAAATATCACCTAATTTAGCTAATTTTTCAGCAAAGGCTCTATCACCATCTTTTTCTTCTTTGTGAAAACGTAAGTTTTCTAATAATAAAATTTCACCAGGTTCTAGATTTGCAACAACTTGTTCAACTTCTGGACCTACACAATTAGGTACAAACTTAACTTGAACATTTAAAACTTCTGTAAGATGATCCACTACATGTTTCAATGAAAAATCATCTGAAACAATCCCTTTAGGACGTCCCAAATGTGACATCAAAATACAACTTCCTCCATCTTCTAAAATTTTTATAATTGTCGGTTTTGCAGCTTGAATTCTAGTATCATCTGTTATTTCTCTATTTTCATTCAATGGAACATTAAAATCAACACGAATAAGCGCTTTTTTATCTTTAAAATTAAAATCGTTGATGGTCTTCATTTATATAATAATTTGGATTCTTAAAATTGAATTACAAATTTAGTTTTTTAAATTGAATTTTTTGGAAGGATTTCAAAATCATTTTTCAACGAATAGTAATACATATTATATTATTTATTTAAATTTTTAAAAAAGAATAATTGTTTATAATATAGGGACTGTTGATAAGTTAATAACTTTTGTTTAATTAATTTTTTAAGATTGATTTCAATAGATTTATCAACGTATTATTTAAAATATATAATTGTTAATCAATAATTTAATTAGTTATAAACAAAATTTATTGAATTGTTAATTTATCTATTTTTTGATATAAAAAATGTTTAAAATAGTGTAAATTTGTAGAAAAAGTTGTCATTATTTTTAGCCATAAAAAGAATAAAAAATACTTGACTTGAATTGTTTTTTTTCGAATTACTTTTTTTAGAATATGAGTCAAGAAAAAGGTTTCATATTTAATTAAAATTTAGTTTATTTTTATTAACAATTTAGTAAAGTTTGTTTTAACTTAATTTTAAATAACTTAGCATTTTCGAATAAGAATGATTGTTGAAAACTAAAACTTAAAATAAATAAAATGAAAATTTCATTAGGATCAGATCATGCAGGAGTAGAATATAAAGCTAAAATTATTGAGTTATTAACATCTCAAGATATTGAAATAAAAGATTTTGGACCTTTTTCAACAGATAGTGTTGATTATCCAGATTATATTCACCCTGTTGCACATGATGTTGAAAAGGGAAATGCAGATTTAGGTATTATATTATGTGGTAGTGGAAATGGTGCTGCTATGACAGCTAATAAACACCAAGGAATTCGTTGTGGTTTGGTTTGGACATCCGAATTGGCCGAATTAACACGTTTACATAATGATGCTAATATTATTTCAATTCCAGCTCGTTTTGTTGATTTGGAAACAGCTCTTGAAATTGTTAAAACATTTATATCAACTGATTTTGAAGGCGGAAGACATCAAAAAAGAGTTGATAAGATAGCATGTAACTAATATTGAGTTACTATATAAAAATGAGAATATTAGGTTTAATAATTTTTATATTTATTTTTTTAAATTGTTCATCCAATTATTCAGGAATTGTTTATGAAGGGAATAAATTTAATACTATCATTTTACATGAGACTACTATGTTAGATGTAATTAAGATCTATGGTAAACCAAAAAAAGTAATCAATTGGGAAGGTAATAAAGAAAATTTTTATAAAAAAAAGATTTCTTTTACTTACGATATTTCTGATTCTATCCATAAGATTAATTATATAACCTTTTTTAAAAATTTTAAAGGTAAAACTACTAAAGGATTACTATTGAATAATGCTTTAATTTTAGATAGTGTGTTGAAATATTATCCAAATGGTAATTGGGAAATTTCTTATGATTCATTAGAATTATCGTATTGGAAGAATAACATATATTTTATTTTAGATTATAAAAATAAAAGCCCCTTTACTTATAATTCTTTTCAAGAAAGAGATTCTATTTTAAAAGATCAATATCGTTTGAAAAAAATCAAAGAAACGATAATATATTAATAAGATAATTTGTTGATAATGTAAATATTAAAATGATTTTATTATAAGTTTTTAACAAATATGTATATTATATTAAATAGTATATCGATATTTTATAGATATATAACAAAAGTAGGTTCATAAATACGATCTAAAAAAAGAATTTATTTTTTGAATAATAATTAATGTATTTGTAATAATTAATATATTTTTTTTTATATTTTATAAAATATTCATTATTATATTATAATTATTATTAAAATAGATTTTAGTATTAATCGAAAAATAACTATGAATTTTAACATTTTTTTTGTATTCTTATGATTATATATACAAACAAAATGATATGATGAGGGGCTTTTATATTTTATGTTTGACTTTTTTTTCAGTTATTCATATTTTTTCACAAGTAGGGGTTAATACAGATAATCCAACAGAAACTTTAGATGTTAACGGGACATTACGTGTTCGTGAAATTGATAATGGTACTACATTAGCTACTAGAGATTCAATTTTAGTAGTAAGTGGGAAGGGAATTGTACAAAAAGTTTCAGCTGCAGCTGTAGTAGCTGAAGGGGGAAATTCACCAGGAAATGTTTCTGTTTTAACAGATGGAACCGTTATTGTTGGTTCCGGAACTACAAATCAAGAAATAACGTTGGGACAAAATGGAGCTACTACGAATCAAGTATTAAAATGGAATGGTACTTCGTGGGTTGCTTCTGATGATTTAAATACGGATAATCAAACGTTGACTAATTTAAGTTTAAATTCGAGTAATGTATTAAGTATTAGTTTAGAAGATGGGGGAACTAAGACACTTGATTTAAGTAGTTTGAACAATATAGGCACAGACGATCAGCAATTAAGTTTAACGGGTAATAGTTTATCTTTAGAAGATGGCGGTACCGCGATTGATTTAAGTGGTTATTTAGACAATACAGACGATCAGCAATTAAGTTTAATGGGTAACAGTTTATCTTTAGAAGATGGTGGCACAGCAATTGACTTAAGTAGCTACTTAGATAATACAGATAATCAACAATTAAGTTTAACGGGCAATAGTTTAGCCCTAGAGGACGGAGGCACCGCGATTGATTTAAGTGGCTACCTAGATAATACGGACAATCAGACAATTACGGATTTAAGTTTAAACTCGAGTAACGTATTAAGTATTAGTATAGAAGATGGTGGCACAGAGACGTTAGATTTGAGCAGTTTAAACAATAGTGGAACGGATGATCAACAGTTAAGCTTAACCGGCAATAGTTTGGCTTTAGAAGACGGAGGCACAGCAATTGACTTAAGTAGCTACTTAGATAATACAGACAATCAGACGATTACGGATTTAAGTATAAACTCAAGTAATGTGTTGAGCATTAGCATAGAAGATGGTGGCACGGAGACCTTAGATTTGAGTAGTTTAAACAATAGTGGAACAGACGATCAGCAATTAAGTTTAACGGGCAATAGTTTAGCTCTAGAGGACGGAGGAACAGCGATTGATTTGAGTGGCTACTTAGATAATACGGATAATCAGCAATTAAGTTTAACGGGCAATAGTTTATCCTTAGAAGACGGAGGCACTGCAATTGATTTAAGCGGCTACCTAGATAATACGGACAATCAAACAATTACGGATTTAAGTATAAACTCGAGTAACGTATTGAGTATTAGCATAGAAGATGGTGGTACGGAGACGTTAGACTTAAGTAGTTTAAATAATAGTGGAACGGATGATCAACAATTAAGCTTAACAGGTAATAGTTTAGCCCTAGAGGACGGAGGAACCGCGATCGACTTGAGTGGTTACTTAGATAATACGGACAATCAAACAATTACGGACTTAAGTATAAACTCGAGTAACGTATTGAGTATTAGCATAGAAGATGGCGGTACAGAGACGTTAGATTTGAGTAGTTTAAACAATAGTGGAACAGACGATCAACAATTAAGTTTAACCGGCAACAGTTTATCTTTAGAAGATGGCGGCACAGCAATTGACTTAAGTAGCTACTTAGATAATACAGACAATCAGACGATTACGGATTTAAGTATAAACTCAAGTAATGTGTTGAGCATTAGCATAGAAGATGGTGGCACGGAGACCTTAGATTTGAGTAGTTTAAACAATAGTGGAACAGACGATCAGCAATTAAGTTTAACGGGCAATAGTTTAGCTCTAGAGGATGGAGGAACCGCGATCGACTTGAGTGGTTACTTAGATAATACGGACAATCAAACAATTACGGACTTAAGTATAAACTCGAGTAACGTATTGAGTATTAGCATAGAAGATGGCGGTACAGAGACGTTAGATTTGAGTAGTTTAAACAATAGTGGAACAGACGATCAACAATTAAGTTTAACCGGCAACAGTTTATCTTTAGAAGATGGCGGCACAGCAATTGACTTAAGTAGCTACTTAGATAATACAGACAATCAGACGATTACGGATTTAAGTATAAACTCAAGTAATGTGTTGAGCATTAGCATAGAAGATGGTGGCACGGAGACCTTAGATTTGAGTAGTTTAAACAATAGTGGAACAGACGATCAGCAATTAAGTTTAACGGGCAATAGTTTAGCTCTAGAGGATGGAGGAACAGCGATTGATTTGAGTGGCTACTTAGATAATACGGATAATCAGCAATTAAGTTTAACCGGCAATAGTTTATCCTTAGAAGACGGAGGCACTGCAATTGATTTAAGCGGCTACCTAGATAATACGGACAATCAAACAATTACGGATTTAAGTATAAACTCGAGTAATGTATTAAGTATTAGCATAGAAGATGGCGGTACAGAGACGTTAGATTTAAGTAGTTTAAATAATAGTGGAACAGACGATCAGCAATTAAGTTTAACCGGCAATAGTTTATCCTTAGAAGACGGAGGCACTGCAATTGATTTAAGCGGCTACCTAGATAATACGGACAATCAAACAATTACGGATTTAAGTATAAACTCGAGTAATGTATTAAGTATTAGCATAGAAGATGGCGGTACAGAGACGTTAGATTTAAGTAGTTTAAATAATAGTGGAACAGACGATCAGCAATTAAGTTTAACCGGCAATAGTTTATCCTTAGAAGACGGAGGCACTGCAATTGATTTAAGCGGCTACCTAGATAATACGGACAATCAAACAATTACGGATTTAAGTATAAACTCGAGTAATGTGTTGAGCATTAGCATAGAAGATGGAGGTACAGAGACGTTAGATTTGAGTAGTTTAAACAATAGTGGAACGGATGACCAACAATTAAGTTTAACAGGTAATAGTTTAGCTCTAGAAGATGGCGGCACTGCAATTGATTTAAGTGGCTATTTAGATAATACAGACAACCAACAATTAAGTTTAACGGGTAACAGTTTATCTTTAGAAGATGGAGGTACCGCGATCGACTTGAGTGGCTACTTAGATAATACAGACAATCAGCAATTAAGTTTAACGGGTAACAGTTTATCCTTAGAAGATGGAGGTACCGCGATCGACTTGAGTGGCTACCTAGATAATACGGACAATCAGACAATTACGGATTTAAGTATAAATTCGAGTAACGTATTGAGTATTAGTATAGAAGATGGAGGTACAGAGACGTTAGATTTGAGCAGTTTAAACAATAGTGGAACGGATGATCAACAGTTAAGTTTAACAGGCAATAATTTGGCTTTAGAAGATGGCGGCACTGCGATTGACTTAAGTGGCTACTTAGATAACACGGATAATCAACAATTAAGTTTAACGGGTAATAGTTTAGCTCTAGAGGACGGAGGAACAGCGATCGACTTAAGCAGCTACCTAGATAATACGGACAATCAAACAATTACGGATTTAAGTATAAATTCGAGTAATGTATTAAGTATTAGCATAGAAGATGGTGGCACGGAGACCTTAGACTTAAGTAGTTTAAACAATAGTGGAACGGATGATCAACAATTAAGCTTAACAGGTAATAGTTTAGCTCTAGAAGACGGAGGCACTGCAATTGATTTAAGTGGTTATTTGGATAATACGGACAATCAGACGATTACAGATTTAAGTATAAACTCGAGTAATGTATTAAGTATTAGTATAGAAGATGGTGGTACAGAGACGTTAGACTTAAGTAGTTTAAACAATAGTGGAACGGACGATCAGCAATTAAGTTTAACGGGTAACAGTTTATCCTTAGAAGATGGAGGTACCGCGATCGACTTGAGCGGCTACCTAGATAATACGGACAATCAAACAATTACGGATTTAAGTATAAATTCGAGTAATGTATTAAGTATTAGCATAGAAGATGGTGGCACGGAGACGTTAGACTTAAGTAGTTTAAATAATAGTGGAACGGATGATCAACAATTAAGCTTAACAGGTAATAGTTTAGCTCTAGAAGACGGAGGCACTGCAATTGATTTAAGTGGTTATTTGGACAATACAGATAATCAACAATTAAGTTTAACAGGCAATAGTTTAGCTCTAGAGGACGGAGGAACCGCGATTGATTTAAGTGGCTACTTAGACAATACAGATAATCAGCAATTAAGTTTAACGGGTAACAGTTTATCCTTAGAAGATGGAGGAACCGCGATCGACTTGAGTGGCTACTTAGATAATACGGACAATCAGACAATTACGAATTTAAGTATAAATTCGAGTAACGTATTGAGTATTAGTATAGAAGATGGAGGTACAGAGACGTTAGATTTGAGCAGTTTAAACAATAGTGGAACGGATGATCAACAATTAAGTTTAACAGGTAATAGTTTAGCTCTAGAAGACGGAGGCACTGCAATTGATTTGAGCGGTTATTTGGACAATACAGATAATCAAACGATTACCGATTTAAGTATAAATTCGAGTAATGTATTAAGTATTAGCATAGAAGACGGTGGCACGGAGACGTTAGACTTAAGTAGTTTAAATAATAGTGGAACGGATGATCAACAGTTAAGTTTAACGGGTAATAGTTTAGCTCTAGAAGATGGCGGCACAGCGATCGACTTGAGTGGTTACTTAGATAATACGGATAATCAACAATTAAGTTTAACGGGTAATAGTTTATCTTTAGAAGACGGAGGAACCGCGATCGACTTGAGTAGCTATTTAGATAATACAGACAATCAGACGATTACAGATTTAAGTATAAACTCGAGTAACGTATTGAGTATTAGCATAGAAGATGGCGGTACAGAGACCTTAGATTTGAGCAGTTTAAACAATAGTGGAACGGATGATCAACAATTAAGTTTAACGGGTAATAGTTTGGCTTTAGAAGATGGCGGCACTGCGATTGACTTAAGTGGCTATTTGGATAATACAGACAATCAACAATTAAGCTTGACAGGTAATAGTTTATCTTTAGAAGATGGAGGAACAGCAATTGACTTAAGTAGCTATTTAGATAATACAGATAATCAGACAATTACAGATTTAAGTTT from Flavobacteriaceae bacterium UJ101 encodes:
- the PGK|pgk gene encoding phosphoglycerate kinase (Belongs to the phosphoglycerate kinase family.; KEGG: bth:BT_1672 phosphoglycerate kinase) codes for the protein MKTINDFNFKDKKALIRVDFNVPLNENREITDDTRIQAAKPTIIKILEDGGSCILMSHLGRPKGIVSDDFSLKHVVDHLTEVLNVQVKFVPNCVGPEVEQVVANLEPGEILLLENLRFHKEEKDGDRAFAEKLAKLGDIYVNDAFGTAHRAHASTAIVAEFFGENKCFGYLLAKEIEAINKVLKDGEKPVTAILGGSKVSSKITIIENILPAVDNLIIGGGMTYTFVKALGGDIGDSICEDDKLQLALDILEAAKKQNVEVLIGEDSIAANAFSNEADRKIVLTKEIPAGWQGLDIGPKTIAKFSEVIYNSKTILWNGPLGVFEMENFAVGTKAIGDAIFKATQNGAFSLVGGGDSVAAVKQFGYADKVSYVSTGGGAMLESLEGKELPGVAAILK
- the rpiB gene encoding ribose-5-phosphate isomerase (Belongs to the LacAB/RpiB family.; KEGG: cpas:Clopa_4021 ribose 5-phosphate isomerase B) is translated as MKISLGSDHAGVEYKAKIIELLTSQDIEIKDFGPFSTDSVDYPDYIHPVAHDVEKGNADLGIILCGSGNGAAMTANKHQGIRCGLVWTSELAELTRLHNDANIISIPARFVDLETALEIVKTFISTDFEGGRHQKRVDKIACN
- a CDS encoding dentin sialophosphoprotein; this encodes MRGFYILCLTFFSVIHIFSQVGVNTDNPTETLDVNGTLRVREIDNGTTLATRDSILVVSGKGIVQKVSAAAVVAEGGNSPGNVSVLTDGTVIVGSGTTNQEITLGQNGATTNQVLKWNGTSWVASDDLNTDNQTLTNLSLNSSNVLSISLEDGGTKTLDLSSLNNIGTDDQQLSLTGNSLSLEDGGTAIDLSGYLDNTDDQQLSLMGNSLSLEDGGTAIDLSSYLDNTDNQQLSLTGNSLALEDGGTAIDLSGYLDNTDNQTITDLSLNSSNVLSISIEDGGTETLDLSSLNNSGTDDQQLSLTGNSLALEDGGTAIDLSSYLDNTDNQTITDLSINSSNVLSISIEDGGTETLDLSSLNNSGTDDQQLSLTGNSLALEDGGTAIDLSGYLDNTDNQQLSLTGNSLSLEDGGTAIDLSGYLDNTDNQTITDLSINSSNVLSISIEDGGTETLDLSSLNNSGTDDQQLSLTGNSLALEDGGTAIDLSGYLDNTDNQTITDLSINSSNVLSISIEDGGTETLDLSSLNNSGTDDQQLSLTGNSLSLEDGGTAIDLSSYLDNTDNQTITDLSINSSNVLSISIEDGGTETLDLSSLNNSGTDDQQLSLTGNSLALEDGGTAIDLSGYLDNTDNQTITDLSINSSNVLSISIEDGGTETLDLSSLNNSGTDDQQLSLTGNSLSLEDGGTAIDLSSYLDNTDNQTITDLSINSSNVLSISIEDGGTETLDLSSLNNSGTDDQQLSLTGNSLALEDGGTAIDLSGYLDNTDNQQLSLTGNSLSLEDGGTAIDLSGYLDNTDNQTITDLSINSSNVLSISIEDGGTETLDLSSLNNSGTDDQQLSLTGNSLSLEDGGTAIDLSGYLDNTDNQTITDLSINSSNVLSISIEDGGTETLDLSSLNNSGTDDQQLSLTGNSLSLEDGGTAIDLSGYLDNTDNQTITDLSINSSNVLSISIEDGGTETLDLSSLNNSGTDDQQLSLTGNSLALEDGGTAIDLSGYLDNTDNQQLSLTGNSLSLEDGGTAIDLSGYLDNTDNQQLSLTGNSLSLEDGGTAIDLSGYLDNTDNQTITDLSINSSNVLSISIEDGGTETLDLSSLNNSGTDDQQLSLTGNNLALEDGGTAIDLSGYLDNTDNQQLSLTGNSLALEDGGTAIDLSSYLDNTDNQTITDLSINSSNVLSISIEDGGTETLDLSSLNNSGTDDQQLSLTGNSLALEDGGTAIDLSGYLDNTDNQTITDLSINSSNVLSISIEDGGTETLDLSSLNNSGTDDQQLSLTGNSLSLEDGGTAIDLSGYLDNTDNQTITDLSINSSNVLSISIEDGGTETLDLSSLNNSGTDDQQLSLTGNSLALEDGGTAIDLSGYLDNTDNQQLSLTGNSLALEDGGTAIDLSGYLDNTDNQQLSLTGNSLSLEDGGTAIDLSGYLDNTDNQTITNLSINSSNVLSISIEDGGTETLDLSSLNNSGTDDQQLSLTGNSLALEDGGTAIDLSGYLDNTDNQTITDLSINSSNVLSISIEDGGTETLDLSSLNNSGTDDQQLSLTGNSLALEDGGTAIDLSGYLDNTDNQQLSLTGNSLSLEDGGTAIDLSSYLDNTDNQTITDLSINSSNVLSISIEDGGTETLDLSSLNNSGTDDQQLSLTGNSLALEDGGTAIDLSGYLDNTDNQQLSLTGNSLSLEDGGTAIDLSSYLDNTDNQTITDLSLNSSNVLSISIEDGGTETLDLSSLNNSGTDDQQLSLTGNSLALEDGGTAIDLSGYLDNTDNQQLSLTGNSLALEDGGTAIDLSSYLDNTDNQTITDLSLNSSNVLSISIEDGGTETLDLSSLNNSGTDDQQLSLTGNSLALEDGGTAIDLSGYLDNTDNQQLSLTGNSLSLENGGAAIDLSSYLDNTDNQNLDSVLTQGNDASGNTIENLANPTNAQDAATKNYVDTAISALTDTKNEQSITYNTTDDKVQLLNDDNSENSSVSRSDIDKQSIDTFEISGNAVNLKIENATQESFNLSATTPTDGQTLTWNNTDSQWEAQSVFSQTTAEIYDVAGGQTLNESSFSDINFATTGIVDTSDYSSSSNSITISKTGRYEITYRVSTAVPTTVNNRTGGEFYLEVGGSESPGTRAYTYQRNRLIDKNTITVDKIIEVTSAPVVIKVKGKVYASSQNGTSATLETVANGSSLIIKRIK